The DNA region GCTTGTGAAAAAAGACATATTGCATTATGAAAATATCAGTCCAGAAACCAACACATTAGATATACACTGTTTAATAAAAAGAGCATCAGTAGACTTTGTTTCCCATCATTTCCAAGATTACATGAAACATGTCTCATTTCATTGCAAAAGAAAAACGTTTGAGAGAGTTCACTTTGATATTTCCTTCAAAAGACATAGCTGAGACAAAAACCAAAAGAGTACACAAAGAAAAACTACATTCCATGATAGCAGGAAAATAATGAAAGCGGATTTTATGCTGAAAAATTTGCTCTTACTGTAACTGGTATATTCAAtgtgaaatttgtattttatatctaatttttcagaaatattgcTTAATGGTGAAGAAGCCAAATCTTAGTGATATGCATGTTCACACACTCagttacacatacacacacacatgctcacactaTAGtaaagaatatatgtgtgtgttgatTCTCTTTCTCATGAGATGTGACTGTATCACTCTTCTTTCAATTTGGGGGTGACAATGGAGAAACATGTAACAATTGTACAAATGCCTACAATTTACACGTTCCTTCTGACATCAAGGTTTTTCCTATTCCTTGTCCAATAGAGATTGTGGCTGGATGCACTGGAGTCTCTTCTTATGAGCAGAAAGGGGCAGAGAGCTGGGAAACTCGCAGCAACTATTGCACCAACCTTTACCAAGAGCCAGTGGGGATTATAAATAACAGTCACACAAATCTGAAAGAGGCAGGAAAGTgtgtaaaaaaatacaaaggtgcTCACCAGTAGGAGGATGGTTTTAGTGGCTCTGGACTCAGGGGAGGACCTGAGGGAGCTGGTCTTGTGAACATGCTGCATTCTCTGCTTGTGCCTGTGCAGGATGAGCACCATGGAGCTGCTGGCCCAGAGCATGAGCCCCACACACAGAGCATCAGGGAATGTTAGCAATGTCACATACAGAGATTGTAAGATTATTTCAGAATCAACAGAAATACAGTATCCAAGATCTCTCAGGTTTGTGGCATTATTGTTGCTCTTCTTTCCAGtcatagataaaataataataatatttataagcaGATACAAAATCCAGCTCAGGTATATGGAGAAGCCAATGTACTTAGGAGCTTTCACTTTAAGCTCTGAACAGCTGGAGTCCTCAGGACTAATTTTGATGGCCTGGAAGACACTCAGGAGGCAGGTGCTGCCAATGGACACACCCCTGCCCACCCTGTGAAGATAGAAAAGCAGCTGGCATCCAACATCACTGAGGAAAACTTTCACTCCAAAAGCTGCCACTGTCTGGGGAACTCCTCTACACAGGAGAGCTAATAAGTTGGCCACAATCAAGTGCTGAAGAATCAAGTCTGTGTGTCTTACCTTGAACCCCATGAGGTAATGGACCAGGTaatggaggagaagagaggaattgCCCAGAGCTCCAACCACAGTCTGTGACAAGAAAATAATTCCTAAAGCCACATCACTGGCTGCCATCCTGCCAGTTCCTTGCTGTCCCATCCAGAGGGTCCTGCAGAAGAACAGGCCAGGGCTACACATGTCCTTTCAACCAAAATCCAGTATTGCCCACACTTCAGAGTTAACGCTGTGAAAACTcacctaatattttattttcactagCAGGTTGTAATGAGGTTCGTATGACTAGTCAAGGCAGGAAGTGTGTATAAATCCCTGTTGTGAAGCCAGAACATGGTGATTCATCTTCATGACATGAGACAGATGCTGAGATGAGTTCCCTGATGACCAGGAGAGCTTGTGCACAGAGATGTTAAGTCTCTGTCCAGAATCACACTCTGATCATGTGCACAGAGGGGTCTTGAACCTGGTTGACTGTTTACAGAGAGCCCAGCAAGAACCATCAAGCTTCCCTAAAGGTCGTGAGCAGGTTCTTCTATCAATCCAGctcatattttcttccatttgtctATATTCCTATTGTCTTCAAAACTAGTggtgtttttaaacttttcattgtaaaatgttttcatttaccaGAAATATTAATTCTATGTGCAAAGTCACTTATGAAGGAACATTTAGATATTGACATTAATGACAGCAGATGCATTGAGGGAACTACACCACTGCAGGCAACCGTGCCGTGGTTAGTCCCATGCAGGGAGGCAGGACTGACTCCACATCAGGACAGCTACCCCATGGCTCATATGGTTGATTGTTAGGAACACAAGCTCAAGGGCCCTATCTCAGGAATTTTGCCACATTCCCAGTTCAGATTCTAAGTCTTGGGATACTAAGAAATAACACGTGATTAAAGATTATAGTGTAGAaacaaaatattcactttttcaGAAGATACAGAATTCAGTGAAttaatacataagaaaaaatatttcaaataaaaatattagtgaaaGATGTTACAAGAGGAGCCCTCCATGAAAATTGGTATGTGTGAGTATTTAAAACTTGAAATACTGGAATTTCAGTATTCATTGGAATGTacacatttaacaaaatttttaggTAGAAATATTTAAGTTCACATGTCACTGAACAGATGGTGAAGAGCTTTCCTATGTCCCCTGCATTCATACCCTGCTCCACTATCACATTTCTATGCCACATGGTGCATTCACTACAATCAGAAGTTATCTGACATGTTAAAAGTATAAAGCTCTTACAGGTGGTAACAGAATTCTGTAATAATATTATCCACTATATCCATACATATTCCTTTTCACAATATAGAGAAATGGCCTCATTATGCTTGAATTCTTAGGCTTAAAGGATTGCTACAATTACTCTCTCTGTTGGCTGCACCACACTGAGAGTCAGAGAAAATGTTCTGCCTGAACAGTCACcatcagctctctctctctgcacaggCTTAAGAAGATTCCTGTGAGCTCCTCCTACTCCACACACAGGCAGGGAGATACTATGAGTCTGGACCTAGAAATCATGAAGATTTAGTGTAGACTTCCTGTAAGGGAAACTGAGAAGTTGGGTGACTTTAAAACAACCTCGTTGTGCACCTTGAAAATCACATTGAATTTTCATTTGCAATAAACTACAGCAATCCCTGTCAGTAAGAATCATACTTAGTTAAATTAGGATCCATGGTGGTTTGGCATTTAGGCTAGGACCCATTTATCTTTGCTACCTAGAGTCATTCTTCATCAAACGTTTTAATACTTGTGTGGCTCTGGCTTCTGCAGGGTTCAATTGACTGTGATCAGCTGTGATCAC from Marmota flaviventris isolate mMarFla1 chromosome 18, mMarFla1.hap1, whole genome shotgun sequence includes:
- the LOC114080085 gene encoding vomeronasal type-1 receptor 4-like; protein product: MAASDVALGIIFLSQTVVGALGNSSLLLHYLVHYLMGFKVRHTDLILQHLIVANLLALLCRGVPQTVAAFGVKVFLSDVGCQLLFYLHRVGRGVSIGSTCLLSVFQAIKISPEDSSCSELKVKAPKYIGFSIYLSWILYLLINIIIILSMTGKKSNNNATNLRDLGYCISVDSEIILQSLYVTLLTFPDALCVGLMLWASSSMVLILHRHKQRMQHVHKTSSLRSSPESRATKTILLLVSTFVFFYTLSCLFQICVTVIYNPHWLLVKVGAIVAASFPALCPFLLIRRDSSASSHNLYWTRNRKNLDVRRNV